The nucleotide sequence CAGAATTCAGGTCTGAAAACTTTCAGAAAGTTATAAGCAAGTATCGCATAAAAGAAGTAATAATACCGCCTGGGAAGCCATTTAAAAACGGGTATGTAGAGAGTTTTCATAGCAGGATGAGAGAGGAGCTTTTAGATGCTGAATTATTTGAAAGTTTGGAGGAAGCAAGAGAGAAAATTTTGAATTGGGTTAAGTGGTACAATTTAGAGAGACCTCATTCTGCTTTGGGATATAGGACACCATTTGAGGTGTTTAAAAAAGGGGGTAACTTGACATGAAAAAATCAAAGTGTAACATTATAAGTGTCCAAAAATGGGGGCATATCCAGGACCTCTTTAAATTTCGCACATAATTTTCAAGTCTAACTTTTTCTTTTATCCAA is from Candidatus Bipolaricaulota bacterium and encodes:
- a CDS encoding transposase, which encodes MIRDDGPEFRSENFQKVISKYRIKEVIIPPGKPFKNGYVESFHSRMREELLDAELFESLEEAREKILNWVKWYNLERPHSALGYRTPFEVFKKGGNLT